A genomic segment from Planifilum fulgidum encodes:
- a CDS encoding transposase, which produces ERGKQLYKRRSQTIERSFADAKELHGLRYARYRGLAKVREQCLLIAVAQNIKKMALLLSKRGKGFVIRLIYQI; this is translated from the coding sequence TGAAAGGGGCAAACAACTGTATAAACGACGGAGTCAGACCATTGAGCGCAGCTTCGCTGACGCCAAAGAACTTCATGGGCTTCGTTATGCACGCTACAGGGGGCTTGCCAAAGTCAGAGAGCAATGCCTCCTTATTGCCGTGGCTCAAAACATCAAAAAAATGGCCTTGCTCCTCTCGAAGAGAGGAAAAGGCTTTGTGATCCGCCTAATTTACCAAATCTAA